The window TTGGTATAAGAACTAACAGTTATTGGAGGCCATTTTATGATAGAAGCATATTTTGATGGTGCTAGCGCTGGGAATCCTGGTCCAAGCGGGGCAGGAATCTTTATTAAAGCAAATGGCCAGGGAGAACGTTTTTGTTTTCCGCTGCCCGAGATGAGTAATCATGAAGCAGAATTTCATGCCTTTATTGCTGCTTTGGAAATATGTCTGGAAAAAGGATATAAAACAGTTTCGTTTCGGACTGACTCTGACCTTGTTAATCGGGCGATTGAAAAAGAATTCGTCAAAAATAACA of the Bacillus tuaregi genome contains:
- a CDS encoding reverse transcriptase-like protein, which translates into the protein MIEAYFDGASAGNPGPSGAGIFIKANGQGERFCFPLPEMSNHEAEFHAFIAALEICLEKGYKTVSFRTDSDLVNRAIEKEFVKNNTYRPLLEKALTLTKQFDLFFLKWIPSRENKNADELARQAIQKGK